Below is a genomic region from Nilaparvata lugens isolate BPH chromosome 3, ASM1435652v1, whole genome shotgun sequence.
TAAATTGCTGATTTTGTTTTCAGGTGCCAGCAGTTTAGGTTTAAGACAAAAGAGACAAGAcgatgaagaaggagatggaaATGAGGACCAATCGATAGACGAGCTCTGCAAGGACAGGCCGCCAGATGAGTATTTCCGTCTCACAACCAGTGGTGATTGCAGAGATGTTGTTAGGTAATGTTCAGACTAAGAAATACCTAGCATAATAAATAGTCGGAAAACTCTATAAACAATGAAATGGTAATCCAGTGCATAGTGGCAAATACCCTGATGACAGACTTAGACTCTTCATCCGATAGAAGTAGTCTTCTATCTCCATGACAAACCATGGTTTGTTCTAGATCATACAACCTAATTATATCATTCGACATCAATGTACTTTTCTTTCAATGTATAATCCAATTAATGCAATTTTAGTTTTCAAGAGAAGGAAGAATTTCAATGACGCAGCCTGCGTCGACCCCCTCCCCCCTTTCAGCTTTCCTGAtattacagtaggcctatatcattATAAGAATCAAGATGTCAAGAATTATCTTCTCTGTAGAGATCCTGATAAGATTGAAATACTGTAGATGAAACGAAAGCATCCTCTTTATCTTTTTATTTGTATGAAAGGTTGAATGATATTCTCTTTAGAAAAAAAGAGTACGGTAgccaatttaaaaagaaatacaaATAGACTACAATttgttttaatgaataattggcTAAGGTATGATGTAACATTGCAAATTATACTACAAGAACAACTTTCCATAATTAATTCCAGTTGTTTAATTCATAAGGTGTGTAAGTAGCGAATGAAATAGCCAGGAAATGCTGATTTACGGTACTTCTAAGGTCACTCACTGTATGGAAGTGCATTGAAGACAAGCCCGCACCAACTGCATTTCCTTTATGGTGTATTGTATTATTACTCTGAAGAGAAAAgcatatataatagaatataaacGTGTGTATAGGacgttttttctatatttttgagtAAGTAGACGTTATATGCAAGATAGAttacaaaataatcaaattcaaatatctACGATCCGGCATTCTATGTGAAAGGATGTTGACGAGATGAATCAATAACAAACAAGTGAAACATTTTACACCCAAGTAAAATCGTGTCCTTGAGGATAAATTTagcattttcaagttaattgaCATTGAATTCATAATTTCAACAGATTTCATTCTCAGAAGCCTACCGTAAGACATTTATCCGGTTTGCTATTTATCAAGTTCCTTACTTTTGACAGGTCTTGACAGCAGGTGCGATATAATTGGTTTACTAACTACCTCAATAATAATCACTGATTTGATCTCAATAAACAGATTGCTGTAATTTaatcattttacaaaaaaatattgaatttatggaATCAAGATGGACCTAGTCGAGCGGATGAgtgaattacaaaaaaataacttgaaaaaaaacactGGAGTACTTGTTTACAGCAGATATAACTTATTTACTCATTTCATGGGAACAATATAATCCGCCCTGCGATTGACAACGATTAACATGTGAAACTCGCGATTGACATATCAGAAGATCAAAATCTCATTGGAATTCTAGAGTGGAAATTTCCTTGTGACCAAAATTATGCCTATCtttttagaattaaaatttggttgtaaaaaatgaaaaattaattttgattattattttgtcatcatcattatttaaaATCAGGATCGACTAAGTTATAATTTCCAATTACAGTATGTAAAAACTCAACAAAGCTCTTGTCCAagatcaatcaatttattagaCTTGACTTGGAATATTATATAttcttattgtattgtattttcagtaaatgaaataaagtttattctattctatactagACTTCAAAACTCTGGTTACTCCCTACTACAAGCTCAGTCCTCATTTTGCCTAACAATAACGCTTTTCTGGTACAAGGTTTGATGCTTTATTCATTTCCAGGCAGTTTTTTGTGCAGATTTTGTCATTTTCCCAATGAAGCAGCCTCAGCCGCATTTGTCAGCAGCAGTGACTTCATTTTCAATTGCCGACAAATGACGTTagcaaaatattgaacaatttATTGTCTACAGGTGTGACAAAGCCGGAGAAAATCTGAAGACACGATTGGCCGGAGTGCGCTGTCCGAACGGATTAGCGTTTGACATTGAACGACAGACTTGTGACTGGAAAACAAATGTTAAAAATTGTAACCAGCTTGAGAGTGAGTAATCTATGTGAACCTGGGAAAGAAAGCAGTGCATCAATAGGGTAACAATTGTTCAGCCGTGATATGGCTACTTATTTCTAGAGTAGACCTACCTACATTCTAAAACACTACTGAACTTGATTTGGAGATCCATGAAAGATTGTGAAACTAAATCGTAATTCTGATTCTTGTTTCCAATTGATGCTTCTGCTTATCTTTCCGACTaccatatttttaaaaatagatattAATTGTACAATACATCTGTTCCCCAGGTGCACAAGGTCCGGTATGAAACAAATCAGTTGTCCTTCAGGATTGGCTTTCGACATAGATAAGCAAACTTGTGATTGGAAGGGTAAAGTGACCAACTGTGACCGCCTCGACAGTAAGTGCCGACGGAATAGAGATCAGTAGTAGGCTAGTCAGCCTTTCCGTAGTATTGGTCCAAAGTGGGAGCTTCGTCGATACAACATTGCTTCCAACACAACAAATCCTATCCTTCATCCTAAccattttttcaaacttttttaatattaaactATAAAACACAAATGATTCATAATCATAAAAATGTTGTTGAAAATGTCAATAAAAATCAagtattcacaaaataaagaaacaattgaaactaattaataaaatataataataataataatagaaattatgattttatgtGCATAAAATATACACATGATTTTCATTACATGCATCTTACCCTATGTAGAAACTACAATCGTTTTTAAAATATCAGCAATGTCATGAAtggaaatataaaaattgatgcTTTGATAAGGGACCAAAGTAAGCTTGATGACTTCATTAAGTAGCCTATTGTAATTGGAGGACAATCAATTTAAATATAAACTTTCGTTGTATctgagaaattaataatattgaattaaaaaaagagTTTTATTCAGCAAGGATAAAAATCACAATACTACATTCACAACTACTCAAAagataatattttgttaataaaaaataaaagtggaGGAAAATAGTCATTTGTTACTCTCTTTTGACCTTTGttgtacaaaataaaaattttaccattttgaaaagaattcaaCATTTTAAAGTAAAATATGGAGCAATAAAATTACCTCCTTAATATTggaaacattccaaaacaagtTGAATGATGGTATTGAAAAACTAGTTGTATTCCACAAATTAAATTGGGAGGTTCTACAGAGGATTGAGAAATTTTAACTCTTGTCTTGGATTTTCTCAAAACTCAGAATTCAATCCTAAAATCAGAATatcaaaacctactctagaacatggtacgccatagtggagtaggtaactttccacacagaaaacactaaacATGTAAAAGACACATTATACGAAATTTCtgaaactaactattgtatgtaattgtaaactaaatatttttctgaaattgatGTAGTAGGTAGTTTTACTTTTTGGgaaatgaacatttatttatttaatgagaaagttgagatttaaaacCTATCAGTTCAAACTATAggtcaattatttataaagaaaACTAATCAGAAATCTTCAATTCGTTCCTTATCAATTGATCCCAATCATTGTTGTTTTGGAAGCAGCACAGCATGAACGTAGAGCAATCATCCATCGTAGAGTGCAACTGACGATGCAACTACCCCTACTTCAACGTGAACAAAGTGGTGGGCCACCCCATTCCTCATCCCAATCCTCGCTTCTTTTGATCACTTCTGAATGTGTAGCAGCAGTTTTGTTGGTGCAATTTCTTCCAACTAACAATGCATGACAATCTGTATTCTTCACTTAACAGTTTGCGCATGATAACACCATAAATAATATGCATGATGCTTTGGAGAATGTTAGTCTAAgaacaaaatcaataaaaagaaaaacacgatattgatattgattgtaATACAGCAAGAATTAATGAAATACCAAAATTCTGAAATCTTTGCATGAGTAGGTAgataacaaatttaatcttccaACGATATTATTCATACTTTCCCTATGGGACacgattattatttttagaataCGCTATAATATTAAAAGATTGTTcctattgaagaaaaaaaatgtaatgatCAGAGCAATATATCAAAAGTTCCTCAAGTTTTTTTAGACCTGGCTGAATTTTGGTTAAAAGAGAATGAATAATGCTTATTTCTGTTataacaaattttcaaacatcATCATCAAGCAACCATGATAATGGCAAAGATGCcatagttgaaaataaattgggaaaataaaaattttattgtgttataattGAGAGTACAGTATTTTAATACTATTACTTATACCATTTATATtcgaattggaaaaattatccAAAAAAAGATAATACAGAACGACGGTTGAACGTGAAATTACTTTCAAGCAAATAGTAACAATTACAATTAATCAAACCAATGTATTAGCctaatttaaattattctatcataattataattggtTCCATTTGAATTGTGAATGTGATGTGATGCATGCAGATTGAATAGCCTAATAATACGGCTCTGTTGTAGGTACTATAATAGTCAGGGTCAAATTTGAGTCTTGGCTAATGCATGGGAAATATAGCAAGATGGAAGATGTGTTAAACCCGTCTATAAATATTACATCTATTTCAAATGCTTTTTTAATGCTATGGTATGGCATGCAAGGAATGATTTTTCCTGTGGTTGACATTCAGATTATTaagtgaaatttattatcacttcctttttattgaatattgaatctcAATATGGCTATGAACTTTGCAGCAAACTTTGGgcattcatcattatttttaataattcaaaactcTGCTTTAAATGTCAACAATTTTTCATCGCAGCTGACGATTTATGAAAGGGATGGAGGGGTTATTgaaagattaataataattctcatttcCAATTCAGTATCAAAGCACCGTTTGATATTTTGATGGATCAGCCTATTAACAAACTGCACAAGATTTGGCTATACAACATATCTGGCATGTTTGCTGTGAAGCATGTGAAAAGAGGAATCTCATATTGATTACCTTAATtactcaataatattttttcaaattatgtcTTCCTTTTTCTATTTTAACTACAGCATGTTGTGTGTTTTCTTACTAGACAACATCTTGAGTTTTATGAGTGTGCCCATCTTTTAACAACAATAACAAGAAACGTTTCTGAGCTATGCGCAAGTGTGTGAAACTCTTTGCCGTGTGTGAAACTCTTTTGGGCTCTTTATTAAATTCTTTAACCTGCTGTGAACTATCCACCAAACCTCAACCATCACGAATAGCCACCACTTGAGCGACAAACCGAGTTGGTCACACTGGTTCAGAAAAGTACCCTTTATACGTTTTGACAATATTAGTGATTCTAATTATTCATGATTCTGTCGTacatgatttattcattttgtgTGCATTGCATCGATATCCACTCCATATCTTGGAGAATATCGATGAACGTTGATATCTTTAATGTTGATGATGTTCACTTCATTCAATGTGATATTATTAGTGAGATGGAGTAGCCTACTATGACCTGCTGACAACACAAATGAAGTGAACCAAGCGATCGAATACTTATTACCTTTAAGGTAGCCCTACGGTACAGGAATTTCAAGCATCAAGATTATTCAACTAATTGTTTGGAAATTCTTATTTGCAGAACCAAGGAAAGTGCTGCCTATTCTAAAGACAGACGAGCCAGTTTGTGCTGAGGGTAAATTATCCTGCGGAAATGGTGAATGTATAGAGAAGGAACTTTTCTGTAACGACAAACCCGACTGCAAAGATGAATCCGACGAAAACGCTTGTAGTAAGTGAACAGAATTCAATTCATTggtttaataaataacaattttattgacaaACCATCATTTTCAAGTCGTTCACTTCGCCTACAGCCTACAAAAATACTATAGGCCTATTTGCCTATTTAGGATTATTAATTCCATTTGCTGGAGTTTTATATGGGTAATTACTCTCATGTGATAAGTAAATTTactcatattatattgtattgtctGACGacaatttgaaggaaaaatacaaaaatacttCATGGAGTTTCttatttaataaatagaaactctaagacccggttgcacaaaagccgattaaattttaacagtgattatTTTCACCAGAACCAGATTAATTTcatggcttttgtgcaaccagcaccgTAAGATAAAGGTAAATATGGAATCAACTCTTCAggttatttttcttttcttcaatAATCTCACTTCACACTTCGATTTGATTGCATCCAACTTGACCTaatgtgtttttgttttgtttatagCTGTGGAAACGGATCCCAACAGAGCTCCAGACTGTGATCCCACTCAGTGTGTACTTCCCGATTGCTTCTGCTCTGCTGATGGTACAAGAATTCCAGGAAACATTGAACCCAATCAGGTTAGTTGTAGTTAATTTATAAAGTCCAGTTAATTAGTTCATTTAGTCAGTAGATAGAACTCCAATTGAACATTTCCGATAGATATTCTCAAAGTAAGAGAACATTCACATTGATAATTACTTTGAGTTTATTAGATCTCACTTATATCAATCAtacggtattatttatttaaatttattatctattGGTATTTTATTGGATTTTTTTCTGGTATTATTGCGCTGACTTAATAGACTGCATGTCGGGTTACTGCCAGTTTCAGCCAGAATTGTAAACtgttattctttattcattaataaatatttttatactcaCAGTCACTTAATTATGTGACTGAATATATTATGAAGAATTTCAAGATTCTACCATAGCCACATTACTTGAATTTTTAATACTCATAGTCACTTAAGTATGTGACTGAAGATATTAAAAAGGATTTCAAGACCCTGCCACAGCCATATTACTTGAATTTTGTGGATCAAAAACATTATCAGAATAGGCCTAGTTGAGGAGTAAGACAAACTCTGCACAAAACTGCCTCTCACGTGAATTCCACTGAATTAAAACTGAACAATTGAACAACTCTGGCCTCTATTGAGGTAACAAAACTTCAACTCTGGCATCAACACTACCCAGCCTATTTGATTAGTAGCCTAATCATAATTTCGTATCTGCATCACAGCAGAATTTCTTGTGTAAATTTCTTTAAATGTGTGCCACAAAAATTTCTGGATTCGCATATTCCCAAATTCACTGTACGGTAACTAATTCTGCAGGTACCACAAATGATCACAATCACGTTCAACGGCGCCATCAACGTCGACAACATCGACCTCTACGACGAGATCTTCAACGGGCAGCGCCAGAACCCGAACGGCTGCCAGATCCGCGGCTCCTTCTTCATGTCACACAAGTACAGCAACTATGCGGCAGTGCAGGACCTGCACCGGCGAGGCCACGAGATCGCCATGTTCTCGCTCACGCACAAGGACGACCCCAAGTACTGGACCGGAGGCTCCTATGACGACTGGCTCGCCGAGATGGCCGGAGGCCGTCTCATTGTCGAGCGATTCGCCAACATCACCGATGGGTCAGTCACATTCGTTGATAGAAATAAGACATGATTCCATTCTAATGCTGTACTTCAATGTCACTTTACTGCAGTTTGATGAAATCATATccgaaataattcaaaaatgatcGCACCTCTTGGTCATATTTTTCATTGTGAAATCAAATAATCTGTTACCAGGTGATAGAAAGAACTCAGTTATTGATATTTCTCAGCTACTGATGTGATTTTACTCAAATGCTACTGAGTAGTCTAAACTACAGttcttatattataaatatctatacaGTAACTGTAGTATAAGCGATCTATTTTTTCAAGATTCATTAATTTCGTAACTACTAGAATATCGTAATGTATCTCGAATACCGGTGCTGACAGAGTCATCCATTTTGGTCAATTGATGCGTTTCTATAGTTTTCTTCCAATTAATAGGTACGTCCCAGGTTTTTCCTTGAGGAATAGGATTATATTTAATGGAATTTGTTGAATGCAATGTTGTGACATCTCTCAATAGTTAGATTTGCCTATGCcgtcggcgggattcgaacccactaACTAGGTGGTGCTAGCAGACCGAAGCTTGGAACTTCGGCCAGCtccataaatttcattaatattttgaTAGTTGAAGCATTCTCTATTTCACATTCGAAATTCTATTGTGCAGATCGATAATCGGAGTGCGAGCACCGTACCTGCGAGTGGGAGGCAACAAGCAGTTCGAGATGATGGCCGACCAGTACTTTGTGTACGACGCGTCGATCACCGCGCCACTGGGCCGAGTGCCCATCTGGCCGTACACACTCTACTTCCGGATGCCACACAAGTGCAACGGAAACGCGCAGAACTGCCCGAGCCGAAGCCACCCGATCTGGGAGATGGTGATGAACGAGCTCGACCGTCGTGACGACCCCACCTTCGACGAGAGCCTGCCCGGTTGCCACATGGTCGACTCCTGCTCCAACATCCAGACCGGCGACCAGTTCGCCCGCCTCCTGCGTCACAACTTCAACCGCCACTTCAGCACAAACCGCGCGCCCCTCGGTCTCCACTTCCACGCCTCCTGGCTCAAGAGCAAGAAGGAATTCAAGGAGGAGCTCATCAAGTTTATCGAGGAGATGCTCGACAGGAACGATGTCTACTTTGTCACCATGCTACAGGTACCTATGTTACACAAACTCAACTCATTCGCATTACTGCAAGTATAGTTAAACATTCATTTTATTGCAGGAATTGGATTTGACAGGGGTTCCTACAGGGGAGAGTTGATTTTTTTGGGGAGAAGGGGTAGGATTGGTTCTCAAAAACAATTCTTGGGGGGGTCCCAAAAAAGCACTGTTTAAAATAGCGACTTACGACCTATTTTTTGTTTGGGTACTTATTTTTTGTGGAGTGGGGCTGGCACTAAATATTTAGAAGTGATGCGTAACTAGACTTTGTGGGAGGGGTCACCTCTGGTTTCAAATCCATTTAATTTACTCTTCTCCTGAACTCTTCAAAAACCCTGCTAAAATATGTCAATCATCTATTGAATAATCTACTATAGAATAGCCCATGAGTAGTCTATGAGTAGCCCATGAGTATGATCTaatagatttcaattttcaaactgtGGAGTTTTCCTTCAAATAAATGTTTCAGTTTGCTATCGAACAACCAAAACAATGTATGATActcattatgattattattatgaggCCAAAAATGTGAAGTGCTAAAATGTGACAAAGCTGGCAAGTTCctcattaaaaaaatgttttaactCTTGATCTATATGAAGGAGTGAAATGTGACAAAGCTGTGaagtttcaaaaatgttttaataatctATACAGAATATGAAAATGAGAATATCCAGtttagagaatag
It encodes:
- the LOC111050503 gene encoding chitin deacetylase 1 isoform X1, translated to MATHRNYSKWLLLVLLLGLSASSLGLRQKRQDDEEGDGNEDQSIDELCKDRPPDEYFRLTTSGDCRDVVRCDKAGENLKTRLAGVRCPNGLAFDIERQTCDWKTNVKNCNQLEKPRKVLPILKTDEPVCAEGKLSCGNGECIEKELFCNDKPDCKDESDENACTVETDPNRAPDCDPTQCVLPDCFCSADGTRIPGNIEPNQVPQMITITFNGAINVDNIDLYDEIFNGQRQNPNGCQIRGSFFMSHKYSNYAAVQDLHRRGHEIAMFSLTHKDDPKYWTGGSYDDWLAEMAGGRLIVERFANITDGSIIGVRAPYLRVGGNKQFEMMADQYFVYDASITAPLGRVPIWPYTLYFRMPHKCNGNAQNCPSRSHPIWEMVMNELDRRDDPTFDESLPGCHMVDSCSNIQTGDQFARLLRHNFNRHFSTNRAPLGLHFHASWLKSKKEFKEELIKFIEEMLDRNDVYFVTMLQVIQWMQNPTELTSLRDFQEWKEKCDVKGQPYCSLPNPCPLTTRELPGQTIRLFTCMECPNNYPWILDPTGDGFSAK
- the LOC111050503 gene encoding chitin deacetylase 1 isoform X2, with amino-acid sequence MATHRNYSKWLLLVLLLGLSASSLGLRQKRQDDEEGDGNEDQSIDELCKDRPPDEYFRLTTSGDCRDVVRCTRSGMKQISCPSGLAFDIDKQTCDWKGKVTNCDRLDKPRKVLPILKTDEPVCAEGKLSCGNGECIEKELFCNDKPDCKDESDENACTVETDPNRAPDCDPTQCVLPDCFCSADGTRIPGNIEPNQVPQMITITFNGAINVDNIDLYDEIFNGQRQNPNGCQIRGSFFMSHKYSNYAAVQDLHRRGHEIAMFSLTHKDDPKYWTGGSYDDWLAEMAGGRLIVERFANITDGSIIGVRAPYLRVGGNKQFEMMADQYFVYDASITAPLGRVPIWPYTLYFRMPHKCNGNAQNCPSRSHPIWEMVMNELDRRDDPTFDESLPGCHMVDSCSNIQTGDQFARLLRHNFNRHFSTNRAPLGLHFHASWLKSKKEFKEELIKFIEEMLDRNDVYFVTMLQVIQWMQNPTELTSLRDFQEWKEKCDVKGQPYCSLPNPCPLTTRELPGQTIRLFTCMECPNNYPWILDPTGDGFSAK